The region ttattcattttattaggtctagagttAATTGACTAgaattaatcgtaggaaacatggctagcaacgatgaaggacagggttctggtgattgcaacgTCTACACGGCGGCAGACGCCTATTTGAACCTTCTCGATGAGCAACGGTTGTTGCAGGGCCCACCTGTCACATCGAGATTGAGACTGACATCGAGACCGGTGCTGAGATTGACACCGGCGCCGATACCGGCACTGAGACTAGCGaagccggtatagaaccgaaacCAAAGAGGCAACGATGCCCAAACCAGCTCATCACTACtacactggtggtcacggaggtggagtcCGGAAATTTTGAGCCAAAAGAGCCTGCAGAAGCACGcacgtgctacgacaatcaaataggctgcatcttacgagcaaccgccaccatcaacgatgagaaactaaagaagataccAGATATGGAGCACTCCCTCCTAACTAAGCTGCACCAGGTATTCTTGTTCTCGGGCCGGGATGAAATCAAATATACTGATCCAGAGAAAGAcccaacaatgaagaagataaacaaacgcgCCATGTTCAAGTTTGGCAGCGTGTTGTCCgcctggaaagtaagggtgaaagAACGGATCATTgccaaaaaggaaccctactccgagattgtaaaggataatccgacaattatGGAAGAGCAGTTCGAAATATTCAAGAAGACTTGCGTTGCCGAAGATGTCAAAGAAAGGTCGGAGTACATGAAGGGGCTCCAagagaggaacatggggtgccaccacctcagaagccatggttacgcggggaagaggcccatatgggccaaggaggatgcggaacgCGAAACTCTGGGGATCCcataccccttggcggagttcaccatcccgcaggagcgtgacgtcatcAGGGCCCGGTATCGTTGGGACCCAGACAATAAGGTACTCtcagtgatggattctatgtcctccacCACATGCAGGAGTACAGATGGGATCAACAGAACCTTCCCATGtcgcctagatctggcgatgcccatattctgcaatgggcaaagaacctgGGAGATATCCCGGATCATTAACtctgagctgagttctatcacatccagcgtgaactttcccaaatcatcatgaaggaggtccttgaaaaacagggatgttctacgaagaagggcaaaagtcgcgggaagacgtccgaacacgcgtagccgctcagcgtctcgacctgaagcctttcactgcgctcggggactatctcccagacatggatggatggcacgacatattGGAGTGATTGACGAtagatgacaatgtgtccgtttagtccatactttctctatgacgaaactttgagttatgcacggcgaaactttatttgtgatgtaattaaaccgtcctcctcaactagcgaagatcactctagttagggcattttgggtacgatgaactttgttatttatgcttatgatacgttgtttctatttttgccaagtctgtctctttttgttgctcaactatatatgttgcatatgatcgactcatgtgacgatgcaggtacatagatcatcgatggcgaagaagtgctacgccaggagtatacgacgagtggccagagtgtcaggcccaggtgtaccggtttttgAGCGACAGGTAGAGAGGGTTCGATAGCAGAGCCGAAGCGCAaaatagttagtttaggttcatgtttgtgtgagagagggatacgaaccgacgcctcaagaagtactacattatgtatgatgagacatgtcatgtaacttgtatatttATATCGTGATTATGATGTGACAACAtaatttgtgttggatgatatgatgaaagtattatgtgtatgatataatgagcatattgcatgtttatgatatgattagaataCTATATAAAACCTGTACAAAAACATCGCAAATACGCAGCAAAAAAAGATATAAGaaaatatagtagtagcgctggataGGAAAACACTATTGCTaaaccacttagcagtagcgctcgtgtggacagcgctactgctaagtagctatAGTAGTAACACGGtcagaaacgcgctactgctaaacgttagctgtagcgccgtatcagtagcgtggTGCCCCGCACTACTGATAGCCCttagacccgcgctactgctaggcttgtcCCTAGTAGTGTACATGTCAAGGAGAGAGGGGTTGTGAGAGAgaaagtttttttatttttattttttcggtTGGGCCCCACATGTAAGTGAGTGAGAAAGAGGGGTGAGAGAGTTTTTTCCTTTAGTTTTTGTAGaatgggccccgcatgtcagtgagataaGGAGGCAGTGCCAACAATGTCCAGAAAACGTATAATAGAGGGTGAAAGCCCTTTGATCAGGTGGTAACGTTACAGAATGACATTCCTATAAGGGAACTAACAATACAGGGACAAATTTGAGCACATTTCAAAATTAGGTGTAGATCTGAATAATGGATTCGAGTTAAGGACACAAatgtaaagcccccccccccccctttttttgaGTCTAAACACACTTTATTTATTACTCAAAAATGTTCATAGGGATACAAGAGATATTTGGAGGGTTTAACAGCCATACATGGCGCCCAAAATCCAAACCAAGAAAACCTTTCTCTGTATGGGCCGTCGCCCGGCCCATCTGCCCGCAACAGAGAATCACGTCGCATTTGGTGGTCGCCTATAGGGCAGGAAGCGGAGATACACGTTCCAAAATCATCGCTTGCTGTCTTCCACTTTACTCCTGTCTCGCCGTTCGCCGCCATCGGAGAAGGTTTCCAAAACCTAGCCCCGCCTCGCGCCGCTGCCGGAATGGCTGCTCTGTCCACTGCGCTCCGCGTCTCGCGCCGCCTACTCCGCGTCCCCCTCCTCCCCGACCTAGCTCCTTCTGAGCCCCACATCTCCGCGATCCGACGACGAGCCGTCGCGACAGCTGCTTCATCACCGTCTACGGTCGCCGCTGCCGCTACTGCTCCGACTCCATCGACGGACCCCTCTTCTGCTGCTTCACCTGCGGACGCCGCCGCGACGACGAGCCAAGGCGTGATGGGCGATGGCGCGGCCCCGGTGCGGCCAAAGGTCGGTGACCAAGCGTCGCTGGTGGAAGCGCGAATGCAGTCCCTAGTCAGGTCGGCCCCTGCCACCGACGGGCTCTCCTCCCTCCACGGGTACAGCTCGGCCAGAGGCTCGTCCGGCATACTGGAGCTTCCCCATCTGGATTCCGCCGATGGCTGCTGCCTCCCCCACCTCGACGACTACGTTCCTATCGCAGCTCTTTCACTTGGGACGATTGGGGTCAAATCGATTCCCATTCCGTTCGCCAAGTACTGCACCACGATGGGCTTTCAGACCCGTCCAAAGGTGAGAGCCATCTCATAATTGTACTATCAGATATCCCTTCTATGCAATTGTTGATATAATTAGTGTTGCGGGTTAAACATTTAAATGTAGTAGATTGCTGATATTTGTGAAGATGTATGGTTTGGTAATTGGTATGTACCTGTAGCCATAATATAGTTGTAATGAATTGGTAAATTTTACTTCACCTCTTGTACAGCATATCAAATTTGGTTATGGTATGGGCAAATATCCTTGTTAGGCGCTGTGAGCATTCAGTTTGGGTGTAGTAATCTAGATGTTGGTAAACATTCCATACAGTCCACCTCGTGATGCCATTGGTTTTGTCTACATAAGGCTTTATGTTGCAAACGGTTTTCTACAATCGATACAGTTGGTGTGGATCCTACAAAGATACTGTACTTGATGCTTAATTGAAATGTATTCATTTTGTTTATTCTTCTGCAACCAACACAGTTGGTGTGGATTTTACAAATAAACATATTCATCATAATGGCATATCTTTTTTGTGCAATTTCTTTGTTTAAATAGTTCACAAGATTGACTTGCTGTTCAGTTAGAACATAAGACCTACTTGTGtctttatttatattttttgggGTAATACAGGTTATTATGTCCAGACATTGCTTGCCCAACTACAATTCCCATGGCAGGCATCAGTCATCATCATCTTCCAGTGGGAGCCATGTAATCACACAATTGTTGTAAGTTTTATTCTTCGATTTTAAGACGTTTTTATGCACATGATAAGAAACTTATATATACTACTTAGATAGGGTGGTAGTTTTGATAAATCATCTAAGTCGCAGCTTGTTTAGTTTCTATTCTAGATCAGAACCATGTTTCTTCAAAGTATTGGTCATTTGATACGCTATAATCATGATCAGGTTCATGTATGTTTTAAGCTTTCGTGTCAATTAGTGGTTGCAACATGCATATCGTTCACTTAGGAAAAACAGTGTTGGCATGAGAGTGCCTGTAGTGACATTTCATAGTTCATTTTAATGCAGTAAAGTAGAGTTAACTTTGAGAACAGGAATAGTATATTACAGAAATTTTAATTGGCAGGAATTGTATCTTATATTCTTGTATTTATAATAAATATAAAAATGCAGCACTAACATGATGTTATtcttttcttattacttataggtaTTCCAATCCTGAGGAGATTCCTCTGTGCCTAAAAGACTATGCTACAGCTCACCCCCTCGTATATGAAGTAGTACCCAAAGGACTCATTAGGCGGGATGACATTTCAGATCCTGACACATCGAAGTATATGCAAAGTGAGAGTGGTACATCGCTTGCTGATCAGTTTGCATCTCTGATAGTGGTCAATC is a window of Triticum dicoccoides isolate Atlit2015 ecotype Zavitan chromosome 2B, WEW_v2.0, whole genome shotgun sequence DNA encoding:
- the LOC119367405 gene encoding uncharacterized protein LOC119367405, with amino-acid sequence MAALSTALRVSRRLLRVPLLPDLAPSEPHISAIRRRAVATAASSPSTVAAAATAPTPSTDPSSAASPADAAATTSQGVMGDGAAPVRPKVGDQASLVEARMQSLVRSAPATDGLSSLHGYSSARGSSGILELPHLDSADGCCLPHLDDYVPIAALSLGTIGVKSIPIPFAKYCTTMGFQTRPKVIMSRHCLPNYNSHGRHQSSSSSSGSHVITQLLYSNPEEIPLCLKDYATAHPLVYEVVPKGLIRRDDISDPDTSKYMQSESGTSLADQFASLIVVNLQAGINIGPLLREDNVRIYPSNCCLQIISTEMTQQTGKVSKAEPYAAGAALYNKLLDYSVGGGLIRSELPGHVVEFIQFMENATPRDLRTITNHSATFTPQVRMSFRLQAELYISHLLPSIDLAKQGDVLIAMPYIDTSCVTCIQDMHPAFAAWLAQSRKFTLVTWNARECGHTVVKVHRHGTVHCFGPYLKGHVSTISDPISVDALLTYRMPLYPSRVVNVCVQEKLFPNLDMGRIRPEKAGYCNFTY